The Sagittula sp. P11 genome window below encodes:
- a CDS encoding excalibur calcium-binding domain-containing protein, whose protein sequence is MRVLTVLLLIATTSSATAEPLTAADLRSRLAPYQTAQAYDCRDVSCKQLRSCEEACFKLIQCGQSKRDGDHDGIPCENLCRSRC, encoded by the coding sequence ATGCGAGTTCTCACGGTTCTTCTTCTCATCGCCACCACGTCCTCCGCCACGGCGGAACCGCTCACGGCCGCCGACCTGCGGTCGCGGCTGGCGCCTTACCAGACCGCGCAGGCCTACGACTGCCGGGACGTGAGCTGCAAGCAACTGCGTTCCTGTGAGGAGGCCTGCTTCAAGCTGATCCAGTGCGGACAGTCGAAGCGGGACGGCGATCACGACGGCATCCCCTGCGAAAACCTCTGCCGCTCCCGCTGCTGA